In the Centroberyx gerrardi isolate f3 chromosome 9, fCenGer3.hap1.cur.20231027, whole genome shotgun sequence genome, one interval contains:
- the dnajc6 gene encoding auxilin: MSLLGAYKKKTSYDGYESLQLVDSGGDSFSTGGGGGGGSSSSSSALGGSIAATLGPKAGPLREEDCSTMDSSGPPSPDMDANYGGGLLDMVKGGAGKFFSNFKDNLKDTLKDTSTKVMHQVATYTKGELDIAYITSRIIVMTYPAESVQIGYQNHVEDIRSFLDSRHADHYTVFNLSQRNYRGAKFSNRVSECNWPSRQAPSLHNLFAVCKNMHNWLKQNPKNVCVITCSDGRAPSGVLVCAMFCFCHLFNNPVPAMQLLSAKRPGSGLWPSHRRYIGYVCSMVSEKPSLPHSKPLVIKALTISPVPCFNKQRSGCRPFCDVLIGETKIFTTAQEYERMREHRVQEGKVVFPLGVSVHGDVVVSVYHMRSTIGGRLQAKVSNTQIFQIQFHTGFIAPGTTMLKFNKPELDACDSPEKYPQLFHVILDMEVEGVDKQKDLTPPWEQFPCKDLSPNVLFSCHQEHQDALAIADEMEGLDLEEPSRPHGGPDGRGHGEESEPSDDEMLSLSSQQSNASAPPQRPEPPAPTAAAPPAAEEVDLLGLDGEAIKLPGASSQPPPAAATTTDLLGDLFGGPPQPSSGPSSAQSTPHKVAPNTASPCPSPAPPAFDPFGTGPMPKPQELMGSFLGPGNVGQPDPFLHAARSPSPTLQPTGMGRSSPVPPTTPTVNIQQQNAMGGWDWNRPAATSAGGGFGMGSRSATTSPTSSVHSTPTHQTKPNTLDPFADIGNLGASLGGGSGFSSKPTTPTGTTPSFPPMGSPSRPPPSPQHAGGWQAHAGAGFPSWQPGSGGGGGGAGWQPQGQGPSPQPKPSPSHSAMPHTSPQNRPNYNVSFSGMGGGSPAAGAKAQAGMAPKPRASDANFDDLLSGQGFAGAKEKKGPRTIAEMRKEEMAKEMDPEKLKILDWIEGKERNIRALLSTMHTVLWEGETRWKPMGMADLVTPEQVKKVYRKAVLVVHPDKATGQPYEQYAKMIFMELNDAWSEFESQGQKPLY, encoded by the exons GTCCTCCATCCCCAGATATGGACGCCAACTATGGTGGAGGGCTGTTGGATATGGTGAAGGGAGGCGCTGGGAAGTTCTTCAGCAACTTCAAAGACAACCTGAAGGACACGCTGAAAGACACCTCCACCAAGGTCATGCATCAGGTTGCCAC GTACACAAAAGGGGAGCTGGACATTGCCTACATCACATCACGAATCATAG tGATGACCTACCCAGCGGAGTCGGTGCAGATTGGCTACCAGAACCATGTGGAGGACATCCGCTCCTTCCTGGACAGTCGCCATGCCGACCACTACACTGTCTTCAACCTATCGCAGCGCAACTACCGCGGCGCCAAATTCTCCAACCGG GTTTCAGAGTGTAATTGGCCGTCTCGCCAGGCTCCCAGCCTCCACAACCTGTTTGCTGTGTGTAAGAACATGCACAATTGGCTCAAACAGAATCccaagaatgtgtgtgtcatCACCTGCTCG gACGGCCGTGCTCCCTCGGGCGTTTTGGTCTGTGCCATGTTCTGCTTCTGCCACCTCTTCAACAACCCAGTTCCCGCCATGCAGTTGCTCAGCGCCAAGAGACCAGGTTCCGGCCTCTGGCCCTCACACCGCAG GTACATAGGCTATGTGTGTAGCATGGTGTCAGAGAAGCCCAGTCTACCGCACTCCAAGCCCTTGGTGATCAAGGCCCTCACCATAAGCCCGGTCCCCTGCTTCAACAAACAGCGCAGCGGCTGCCGGCCCTTCTGCGATGTCCTCATCGGAGAAACCAAGATCTTCACCACCGCACAGGAGTACGAGAGGATGAG AGAGCACAGGGTCCAGGAGGGGAAGGTGGTGTTCCCTCTGGGTGTGAGTGTCCACGGGGATGTGGTGGTTTCTGTCTATCACATGAGGTCCACCATCGGAGGACGCCTGCAGGCCAAG GTGTCCAACACCCAGATCTTCCAGATCCAGTTCCACACAGGCTTCATTGCTCCTGGAACCACCATGTTAAAGTTTAATAA ACCAGAGCTGGATGCGTGCGACTCTCCAGAGAAATACCCCCAGCTGTTCCATGTGATACTGGACATGGAGGTGGAAGGGGTGGACAAGCAGAAAGACCTGACGCCACCGTGGGAGCAGTTCCCCTGTAAAGACCTCAGCCCCAACGTGCTCTTCTCCTGCCACCAGGAGCACCAGGACGCACTGGCCATCGCTG ATGAGATGGAGGGCTTGGATCTAGAGG AGCCAAGCCGGCCCCACGGAGGTCCGGACGGTCGAGGCCACGGCGAGGAGAGCGAGCCCTCGGACGACGAgatgctgtctctctccagccagCAGAGCAACGCCAGCGCGCCCCCCCAGAGACCCGAACCCCCTGCTCCAACAGCCGCCGCCCCTCCGGCCGCTGAGGAAGTGGATCTCCTCGGCCTGGACGGGGAGGCGATCAAGCTCCCCGGCGCCTCGTCTCAGCCCCCGCCTGCCGCAGCCACCACCACGGACCTCCTAGGGGACCTGTTCGGGGGCCCGCCTCAGCCAAGCAGCGGGCCGTCCTCTGCCCAGTCCACACCGCACAAAGTAGCCCCCAACACCGCTTCACCCTGCCCCTCTCCTGCCCCACCAG CGTTCGATCCCTTCGGGACGGGTCCCATGCCTAAGCCTCAGGAGCTGATGGGTTCATTCCTGGGACCAGGTAACGTGGGGCAGCCAGACCCCTTCCTGCATGCTGCTCGCTCTCCATCACCCACCCTGCAGCCTACAGGCATGG GTCGGAGTTCTCCggtcccccccaccaccccgaCAGTCAACATTCAGCAGCAGAACGCCATGGGAGGATGGGACTGGAACAGACCTGCTGCCACAAGcgcag GAGGAGGCTTTGGTATGGGCAGTCGGTCAGCCACCACCAGTCCCACCAGCTCGGTCCACAGCACCCCCACCCACCAAACCAAGCCAAACACCCTGGACCCGTTTGCTGACATAGGCAACCTGGGAGCCAGCCTTGGAG GAGGTTCTGGCTTCTCCAGCAAGCCTACCACCCCTACTGGAACGACCCCTTCCTTTCCCCCCATGGGCTCCCCATCGCGGCCCCCTCCCTCGCCTCAGCACGCAGGCGGGTGGCAGGCCCACGCAGGAGCCGGCTTCCCCTCTTGGCAGCCCGGCAgcggcggtggcggtggcggggCCGGATGGCAACCCCAGGGACAGGGCCCCAGCCCCCAGCCCAAGCCCAGCCCCAGCCACTCCGCCATGCCCCACACGTCGCCCCAGAACCGACCCAACTACAACGTCAGCTTCTCTGGAATGGGAGGGGGCTCCCCCGCTGCCGGGGCCAAAGCACAGGCTGGCATGG cTCCCAAGCCCAGGGCATCGGATGCCAACTTTGACGACCTGCTGTCCGGTCAGGGCTTCGCTGGGGCCAAAGAGAAGAAAGGGCCCAGGACTATAGCagagatgaggaaggaggagatggcCAAAGAGATGGACCCTGAGAAACTCAAG ATTCTGGACTGGATCGAGGGGAAGGAGCGCAACATCCGCGCCCTGCTGTCCACCATGCATACGGTGctgtgggagggagagacgcGCTGGAAGCCGATGGGCATGGCTGACCTGGTCACTCCAGAACAGGTCAAGAAGGTCTACCGCAAAGCTGTCCTGGTGGTCCACCCAGacaag GCGACGGGACAGCCCTATGAACAATATGCCAAGATGATTTTCATGGAACTGAACGATGCCTGGTCAGAATTTGAAAGCCAAGGACAAAAACCCCTCTACTGA